A window of Eubacteriaceae bacterium ES3 contains these coding sequences:
- a CDS encoding ABC transporter ATP-binding protein → MNKAEKIIEIDKLAVNYQTEDTVLRAISEISLSIYDNDFICILGPSGCGKSTLLNVIAGFIAPSEGAILMQGEPVVGPDWNRGVVFQSASLYPWMSVRKNVEFGPRIKGLSKDEISKIATHFLKQIHLLEVENLPPFQLSGGMRQRVALARALANEPDILLLDEPFGALDALTRIHMQQLVRTIWKENKNTIFMITHDVDEALSLGTRLLVMSKSPGTIIREFKSDFSYAIDEKTGRMHVDEKYLTLREEILNLIDI, encoded by the coding sequence ATGAACAAAGCAGAGAAAATCATTGAAATTGACAAGTTGGCTGTGAACTATCAGACAGAAGACACTGTTTTAAGGGCTATATCTGAAATCAGTCTATCTATCTATGACAATGATTTTATCTGTATTCTCGGACCGTCTGGTTGCGGAAAAAGTACCTTACTTAATGTAATTGCCGGTTTTATTGCCCCTAGTGAGGGAGCTATCCTGATGCAGGGAGAGCCGGTAGTTGGACCGGATTGGAATCGTGGGGTGGTCTTTCAGTCGGCCTCACTTTATCCCTGGATGAGCGTCAGGAAGAATGTGGAATTTGGCCCTCGGATCAAGGGGTTGTCAAAGGATGAAATTTCAAAGATAGCAACGCATTTTCTAAAACAGATACATCTGCTGGAAGTTGAAAATCTTCCGCCTTTTCAGCTTTCAGGCGGGATGCGGCAGCGAGTTGCTTTAGCCAGAGCTTTGGCTAATGAGCCAGATATTCTCCTTTTGGATGAACCCTTTGGAGCCCTGGATGCTTTAACCAGGATTCATATGCAGCAGCTGGTACGGACGATTTGGAAAGAAAATAAGAATACTATTTTTATGATTACCCATGATGTAGATGAGGCCCTTTCACTGGGAACCAGACTTTTGGTCATGTCAAAAAGTCCCGGTACTATTATCCGTGAATTTAAATCTGATTTTTCTTATGCGATTGATGAAAAAACCGGTAGAATGCACGTTGATGAGAAATACCTGACACTAAGAGAAGAGATCCTCAATCTCATTGATATTTGA